In the Grimontia kaedaensis genome, one interval contains:
- a CDS encoding ABC transporter ATP-binding protein, protein MEELLRIDNLCKHFVSGKGIFKKGYTIKAVDGVSFSVKRGETLGLVGESGCGKSTLGRTILKLYEPTGGKIFFEGKDITDLSPRAMRPLRKEMQIVFQDPLESLNQRHTVGMILEEPFEIHNIGTRAERKQWVEELLVKVGLPVEAASRYPHEFSGGQRQRIGIARAIALKPKLLICDESVSALDVSVQAQILNLLLELQQEMNLAMIFISHDLSVVRQVSDNVAVMYFGNMVEYGNAKALYADPQHEYTQTLLSAVPVNHPRNRKKKRPAEATS, encoded by the coding sequence ATGGAAGAGTTGCTAAGAATCGACAACCTTTGCAAACACTTCGTTTCCGGCAAAGGTATTTTCAAAAAGGGCTACACCATTAAAGCGGTGGATGGCGTTTCCTTCAGCGTGAAACGTGGCGAAACCTTAGGTCTGGTCGGCGAATCTGGCTGTGGAAAGAGCACCCTTGGGCGCACCATCCTTAAGCTTTATGAGCCAACAGGTGGAAAGATATTCTTTGAAGGCAAAGACATCACCGACCTCAGCCCCCGCGCCATGCGCCCGCTTCGTAAAGAGATGCAAATCGTGTTTCAGGATCCGCTGGAATCCCTTAATCAGCGCCACACCGTGGGCATGATTCTGGAAGAGCCTTTCGAAATCCACAACATCGGCACCCGCGCAGAGCGTAAACAGTGGGTCGAAGAACTCTTAGTCAAAGTTGGCTTGCCTGTAGAAGCGGCCAGCCGCTATCCCCACGAATTTTCCGGCGGCCAACGTCAGCGTATCGGCATTGCACGGGCTATTGCACTGAAACCCAAGCTACTGATTTGTGACGAATCCGTATCCGCATTGGATGTATCTGTGCAGGCGCAAATCCTGAACCTGCTATTAGAGCTGCAACAGGAAATGAACCTGGCGATGATATTCATCTCCCACGACCTTTCTGTGGTGCGTCAGGTGTCGGATAACGTCGCGGTGATGTATTTCGGCAACATGGTGGAATACGGAAACGCAAAAGCGCTGTATGCCGATCCGCAACATGAATACACCCAAACACTGCTGTCCGCTGTGCCGGTGAATCACCCGAGAAACCGCAAGAAAAAACGGCCTGCGGAAGCCACCAGCTAA
- a CDS encoding hybrid-cluster NAD(P)-dependent oxidoreductase: MNELEPLPEDSLNPVNTQTWANGRHVVRCVKVIQETHDVKTFCFMSQTPIMFFFKPGQFVTLELEIGGEQIMRSYTMSSSPSVPYSFSITVKRVKNGLVSNWLHDNLRVEDEIAVHGPVGNFNCIDFSTDKALFLSGGVGITPVMSMARWWYDTNSLVDMKFVHSAQTPKDIIFKKELELIASRIDNFELSIICERYDIGESWHGYRGFLTQEILELIAPDVLQREVYCCGPEPYMRAVRAMLKDIGYDMSRYHEESFGETPPEAIEDAEESAELAQIADEQPQAGFCVEFIDEGMSVTVTENETVHAASTKLGVQIPKACGMGICGSCKVRLLSGNVNMEHNGGISDEEIEEGYILSCCSKPLDDVSIET, translated from the coding sequence ATGAACGAACTGGAACCCTTACCCGAAGACAGCCTGAACCCGGTTAATACCCAGACATGGGCAAATGGACGTCACGTCGTGCGCTGCGTTAAGGTGATTCAGGAAACACATGATGTAAAAACCTTCTGCTTTATGAGCCAGACACCCATCATGTTTTTCTTCAAGCCAGGCCAGTTTGTGACCTTGGAGCTGGAGATTGGTGGCGAGCAGATCATGCGCAGCTATACAATGTCGTCCTCCCCTTCAGTTCCGTACAGCTTTTCAATTACGGTGAAACGGGTCAAAAATGGGTTGGTCTCTAACTGGCTTCACGACAACCTTCGGGTAGAAGATGAGATTGCCGTTCATGGCCCTGTAGGCAATTTCAACTGCATCGATTTCTCTACCGACAAAGCGCTATTCCTCTCTGGCGGCGTTGGCATTACGCCCGTCATGTCAATGGCAAGGTGGTGGTACGACACCAACAGTTTGGTCGACATGAAATTTGTCCATAGCGCTCAAACTCCAAAAGACATCATCTTCAAGAAAGAGCTCGAACTGATAGCGTCACGCATCGACAATTTCGAGCTCAGTATCATCTGTGAACGCTACGACATCGGCGAGAGCTGGCACGGCTATCGCGGCTTTCTGACCCAGGAAATACTCGAACTCATCGCTCCGGATGTTCTTCAGCGCGAAGTCTACTGTTGTGGCCCCGAGCCTTACATGAGAGCCGTGCGTGCCATGCTTAAAGACATCGGCTACGACATGTCGCGTTACCATGAAGAAAGCTTCGGTGAGACACCACCGGAAGCCATTGAAGATGCAGAGGAGTCTGCAGAACTGGCACAAATTGCGGATGAGCAGCCACAAGCTGGATTCTGCGTGGAATTTATTGATGAAGGCATGTCTGTCACGGTGACCGAAAACGAAACCGTGCATGCTGCCAGTACCAAGCTGGGCGTACAAATTCCCAAAGCATGCGGCATGGGGATCTGCGGTTCGTGCAAAGTGAGGTTACTGTCAGGGAATGTCAATATGGAGCACAACGGCGGGATCAGCGACGAAGAAATTGAAGAAGGCTACATCCTCAGCTGTTGTAGCAAGCCTCTTGATGATGTGTCGATTGAGACCTGA
- a CDS encoding extracellular solute-binding protein, which yields MFKLTTLAALSALAFTAQAAELPANLDWQTNWDDPVFASDKAKRGGTLRTHLASFPLTLRTVGPDSNSGLRAYFLDEVPGLVTRHPDTLNWIPDIATEWAFAGDNKTVYFKLNPDAKWNDGKAITASDFEFMLTFYRSKDIVAPYYNDYYTNTIADVVKIDDHTLAVSTVEEKNQEELMLTVGGLNPKPSHFFSRGKDKNGDGMDDNYVRKYNFKAEPTASPYFVDKIKKGKSLTLKHVGDDWWGYENKYYQNRYNVDKIRFTVIRDQDLARQHFEKGKLDVFELTLPEVWHEKTDGEVYQKGYVHRFWGFNEVPQGAGGLWLNTAQPLLGDINIRRGIMHATDMDGLIEKLIRGDYTRKPHATGSGNGKYSWEGATPPAFDAELAISHFTKAGFDSVGGDGVRVNDKGERLSFELVYPYPSWTPRMAYLKEQAKLAGLDFQLKLIDGATGFKYMSEKKHQLAFINMASKEIPGYWEYFHSDNANKPQTNNFNNFSTPELDELITQYRSEFDLTKKQQLAHEIQRIIQDASVVVPSYILPWSRQGYWRWMQYPENPMQKRMDYLFTVGRIYGLSTFWIDTDVKKETLKAMDEGKAFEPVTVIDDRYKR from the coding sequence ATGTTTAAATTGACCACACTCGCCGCTTTAAGCGCACTCGCTTTCACCGCGCAAGCCGCCGAACTTCCTGCCAACCTTGACTGGCAGACAAACTGGGACGATCCGGTATTTGCGTCTGACAAAGCCAAGCGTGGCGGGACATTGCGTACTCACCTCGCCAGCTTCCCTCTCACGCTTCGCACCGTGGGGCCAGATTCAAACTCAGGCTTACGCGCTTACTTCCTTGATGAAGTACCGGGACTCGTCACGCGCCACCCTGACACCTTGAACTGGATACCTGACATTGCCACCGAATGGGCATTTGCTGGCGACAACAAAACGGTCTATTTCAAACTCAATCCAGACGCAAAGTGGAACGACGGCAAAGCCATCACGGCAAGCGATTTCGAATTCATGCTCACGTTCTACCGTTCCAAAGACATTGTTGCGCCCTACTACAACGACTACTACACGAACACCATTGCCGATGTAGTGAAAATCGACGACCACACGCTTGCCGTTAGTACTGTGGAAGAGAAAAACCAGGAAGAGTTAATGCTGACAGTCGGTGGTTTGAACCCCAAGCCATCGCACTTTTTCAGCCGAGGGAAAGACAAAAACGGCGACGGCATGGACGACAACTATGTCCGTAAATACAACTTCAAAGCAGAGCCGACAGCAAGCCCATACTTTGTCGACAAGATTAAGAAAGGTAAGAGCCTGACGCTGAAGCACGTCGGTGACGATTGGTGGGGTTACGAAAACAAGTACTATCAGAACCGCTATAACGTCGACAAAATACGCTTCACAGTGATCAGAGACCAAGATCTGGCTCGCCAACACTTTGAAAAAGGCAAGCTGGATGTGTTCGAGCTGACCTTGCCAGAAGTCTGGCATGAAAAGACAGATGGCGAAGTCTACCAAAAAGGCTATGTTCATCGTTTCTGGGGCTTCAACGAAGTACCTCAAGGTGCCGGGGGATTGTGGCTCAACACCGCTCAGCCGTTATTGGGTGACATCAATATCCGACGCGGCATCATGCATGCTACGGACATGGACGGTTTGATTGAAAAGCTGATCCGCGGGGACTATACCCGTAAGCCACACGCCACAGGATCAGGTAACGGAAAATACTCTTGGGAAGGAGCAACGCCACCAGCCTTCGATGCAGAGTTAGCGATTTCCCATTTCACGAAAGCTGGCTTTGACAGCGTCGGTGGCGACGGTGTGCGCGTCAACGACAAAGGGGAGCGCCTTTCCTTTGAGTTGGTCTACCCATATCCATCCTGGACACCACGCATGGCTTATCTCAAAGAGCAGGCGAAGCTGGCTGGCCTCGATTTCCAACTCAAACTGATTGATGGCGCTACCGGCTTCAAATACATGTCGGAGAAAAAGCACCAATTAGCCTTCATCAACATGGCTTCAAAAGAGATCCCAGGGTATTGGGAATACTTCCACTCTGATAACGCGAATAAGCCACAAACTAATAACTTCAATAACTTCAGCACACCAGAGCTGGATGAATTGATCACCCAATACCGCTCAGAGTTTGACCTGACCAAAAAACAGCAACTGGCTCATGAAATCCAACGCATTATCCAAGATGCGTCTGTCGTCGTGCCAAGCTACATCCTGCCTTGGAGTCGTCAGGGCTACTGGCGCTGGATGCAGTACCCAGAAAACCCGATGCAGAAAAGAATGGATTACCTGTTCACCGTTGGCCGAATTTATGGCTTGAGCACCTTCTGGATTGATACAGATGTGAAAAAAGAAACGCTCAAAGCCATGGACGAAGGCAAAGCATTTGAGCCCGTGACAGTGATTGACGATCGCTACAAGCGATAA
- the focA gene encoding formate transporter FocA, producing the protein MNFTQFDSLPPPQIAERAAEIGVAKATKDPFKSFLLAISAGIHIGIAFIFYTTVTTGAGDMPWGMTRFVGGLAFSLGLILVIITGGELFTSSVLTLVARASGKITWGALFKNWLVVYGGNLIGAILLVICMLIAQQYMFGNGQVGINAMNIAQHKLHHGFFQAVALGIMCNVLVCIAVWMTYSGRTLTDKILVMILPVAMFVSAGFEHCIANMFQVPMAIGIKYFAPESFWAITGMNVADFADLTFTNFFINNLVPVTLGNIIGGGLFVGMWYWMIYLRD; encoded by the coding sequence ATGAACTTTACTCAGTTTGACTCTCTGCCACCGCCGCAGATCGCGGAGCGTGCTGCAGAAATTGGTGTAGCGAAAGCAACCAAAGACCCTTTCAAATCGTTCCTTCTGGCGATATCCGCCGGTATTCATATCGGTATTGCATTCATTTTCTATACAACAGTAACCACAGGTGCCGGTGACATGCCTTGGGGTATGACACGCTTTGTTGGTGGTCTGGCATTCAGTCTGGGTTTAATCCTGGTGATCATTACCGGTGGCGAGCTATTCACGAGTTCGGTACTCACTTTGGTGGCGCGAGCCAGTGGTAAGATTACCTGGGGCGCGTTGTTTAAGAACTGGCTGGTGGTTTACGGCGGCAACCTGATTGGTGCGATTCTGCTGGTGATCTGTATGTTGATCGCTCAGCAATACATGTTCGGCAACGGACAGGTGGGCATTAACGCCATGAACATCGCGCAGCACAAATTGCACCATGGCTTTTTCCAGGCTGTGGCACTCGGCATTATGTGTAACGTGCTGGTGTGCATTGCGGTATGGATGACCTACTCAGGCCGTACTCTGACTGACAAGATTCTGGTGATGATTCTGCCGGTGGCCATGTTTGTGTCGGCAGGTTTTGAGCACTGCATTGCGAACATGTTTCAAGTGCCGATGGCTATTGGTATCAAGTACTTCGCGCCTGAGTCTTTCTGGGCGATAACAGGCATGAACGTGGCAGACTTTGCGGATCTGACCTTTACCAATTTCTTCATCAACAACCTGGTGCCAGTGACCTTGGGTAACATCATAGGCGGTGGCCTGTTTGTTGGCATGTGGTATTGGATGATTTACCTGCGCGATTAA
- a CDS encoding aromatic ring-hydroxylating oxygenase subunit alpha, producing MTKVPAQRIDNSLIDRNAVKTMLERRIPDHTLEQPFYNSEALFQIDMEEIFHKEWIFAGMSCELPKRGSYITVDIGLSPVVILRDNKDEIRAFHNTCRHRGSKICLADKGKTPKLVCPYHQWAYDLDGSLVYNGQDMDESFDRSTHGLASVHCQVAGGYIFVCLAETAPPIEDFVKDMEYYLEPHDLYNAKVAVQSEIIEKANWKLVVENNRECYHCDNSHPELLNSLLEWDDNNDPRATPEFIALVEKQQTFWTDMDIPYQYQMRYDNRNRIVRTPLKEGTHSMTMDGQAASKKLLGRITSPDLGALRILHLPNSWNHGMGDHHIAFQILPISPQETKVITRWLVHKDAVEGVDYDPENLRHVWDATNAQDRTLSENNQLGVNSMGYQPGPYSKTYEFGVINFVNWYCERMKENLG from the coding sequence ATGACTAAAGTGCCCGCACAACGCATTGATAATTCGCTTATTGACCGCAACGCCGTGAAAACCATGCTGGAAAGACGTATCCCCGACCACACGTTGGAGCAGCCGTTTTACAACAGCGAAGCCTTGTTCCAGATAGATATGGAAGAGATCTTCCACAAAGAATGGATTTTCGCTGGCATGAGTTGTGAGCTGCCAAAACGCGGCAGCTACATCACGGTCGATATTGGTCTGAGCCCTGTCGTCATCCTGCGCGATAACAAAGATGAAATCCGTGCTTTCCATAATACCTGTCGTCACCGCGGCTCGAAGATCTGTCTGGCCGATAAAGGCAAAACGCCAAAACTCGTCTGTCCTTATCACCAATGGGCTTACGATTTGGATGGTTCACTGGTCTACAACGGCCAGGATATGGATGAGAGCTTTGATCGATCCACCCATGGATTGGCGTCTGTTCATTGTCAGGTTGCTGGCGGCTATATCTTTGTTTGTCTTGCCGAAACAGCGCCGCCCATCGAAGACTTCGTGAAAGATATGGAGTACTACCTAGAGCCACACGATCTCTACAATGCAAAAGTCGCGGTACAGAGCGAAATCATTGAGAAAGCTAACTGGAAACTTGTGGTGGAAAACAACCGCGAATGCTACCACTGCGATAACTCCCACCCTGAGCTTCTGAACTCCTTGTTAGAATGGGACGACAATAATGATCCCCGCGCCACACCGGAATTTATCGCACTGGTTGAGAAACAACAGACCTTCTGGACTGATATGGACATCCCGTACCAATACCAAATGCGTTACGACAACCGTAACCGCATTGTCCGTACCCCACTGAAGGAAGGAACACATTCAATGACGATGGATGGCCAGGCCGCCAGCAAAAAGCTCCTCGGACGTATTACCTCACCAGATCTTGGCGCCCTACGTATTCTTCACCTGCCAAATTCTTGGAACCATGGCATGGGCGATCATCACATCGCGTTTCAGATCCTGCCAATCAGCCCACAGGAAACCAAAGTGATCACCCGCTGGTTGGTGCACAAAGATGCTGTCGAAGGCGTCGATTATGACCCTGAAAACCTTCGCCATGTCTGGGATGCGACCAATGCGCAGGACAGAACCTTGTCTGAAAATAACCAGCTGGGCGTAAATTCCATGGGCTATCAACCGGGTCCCTATTCCAAAACCTATGAGTTCGGAGTGATCAACTTCGTCAATTGGTACTGCGAGCGCATGAAAGAAAATCTGGGTTAG
- a CDS encoding ABC transporter permease codes for MMTLSPLTQKKIKRFKEIKPGYWSFIVLSTLLLLSLFAEFFINSKALMVRYNGELFFPVVSDVRLGTEFGQDYQSEAKYRELQALFEEEDKGNFVIMPLVPWNPYEQDFIEGEFPPYAPSIESQHYLGTDVIGRDVLARLFYGFRIAMMYALTTMTICFAIGTVIGCAMGFFGGKFDLISQRFIEVWSMIPFLYVIMILVSITKPTFTLFVAINVIFGWMGITWYMRTMTYKESAREYVMAARALGASTTRILLKHILPNTMVMVITLAPFTIVANITALTALDYLGLGLAPPTPSWGELLQQGKSNLDSPWIVTSVVTATVLVLTMVTFIGDAVRAAFDPKKFTRYV; via the coding sequence ATGATGACTCTCAGCCCACTGACGCAAAAGAAGATCAAACGCTTCAAGGAAATCAAACCGGGTTATTGGTCTTTCATTGTCCTCTCTACCCTATTGCTGCTCTCCCTGTTTGCCGAGTTTTTCATTAACAGTAAAGCCCTGATGGTGCGCTATAACGGCGAGCTGTTCTTCCCTGTGGTGAGCGATGTTCGCCTCGGCACCGAGTTTGGACAGGATTACCAAAGCGAAGCAAAATACCGCGAGCTTCAAGCGCTGTTTGAGGAAGAAGACAAAGGCAACTTCGTGATCATGCCTTTGGTGCCTTGGAACCCGTATGAGCAGGATTTTATCGAGGGAGAATTCCCACCTTACGCACCAAGCATTGAATCACAGCACTACCTTGGCACCGATGTCATTGGCCGCGACGTACTGGCGCGCTTATTCTATGGATTCCGCATCGCCATGATGTACGCCCTCACCACCATGACCATCTGTTTTGCGATTGGTACCGTGATTGGCTGTGCCATGGGCTTTTTCGGTGGCAAATTCGACCTTATCAGCCAGCGCTTTATTGAAGTCTGGTCGATGATCCCCTTCCTCTACGTCATCATGATATTGGTCTCTATCACCAAACCCACCTTTACCCTCTTTGTCGCCATCAACGTCATATTCGGCTGGATGGGGATAACCTGGTACATGCGGACCATGACCTACAAAGAATCCGCACGGGAATACGTGATGGCCGCGAGAGCACTTGGCGCATCTACTACACGTATTCTGCTAAAACATATTCTGCCTAACACCATGGTCATGGTGATCACACTGGCACCCTTTACCATTGTGGCGAACATTACCGCGCTGACGGCTCTGGATTACCTTGGCCTTGGCCTTGCGCCACCAACACCGAGCTGGGGCGAGCTGCTACAGCAAGGTAAATCGAATCTCGACAGTCCATGGATTGTTACCTCAGTGGTCACCGCCACTGTGCTGGTGCTGACCATGGTGACCTTTATTGGTGATGCGGTTCGCGCTGCATTCGACCCGAAAAAATTCACCCGTTATGTCTGA
- a CDS encoding DUF2058 domain-containing protein, producing the protein MAKLSLQEQMLQAGLIDKKKMKKAGKSSKKSRTLAKEAKAAVEEKRAAQVAQDQELNRQKQQEAEKKAIAAQVKQLVEMNKIDRKDGDIGYNFTDGTLVKKIYVDKATQDQLVNGRLAIARDGEGYAIVPGAVADKIVQRDENTIVLNNTVDEQAMDEDDPYADFKIPDDLMW; encoded by the coding sequence ATGGCAAAACTATCCCTACAAGAGCAGATGCTTCAAGCTGGTCTTATCGACAAAAAGAAAATGAAGAAGGCCGGTAAGAGCTCGAAGAAATCGCGCACGCTGGCAAAAGAAGCCAAAGCCGCCGTTGAAGAAAAGCGCGCTGCGCAGGTGGCGCAAGATCAGGAACTGAACCGTCAGAAGCAGCAGGAAGCCGAGAAAAAGGCGATTGCCGCGCAGGTGAAGCAATTGGTCGAGATGAACAAGATTGACCGCAAAGACGGTGATATCGGGTACAACTTCACTGACGGCACGCTGGTGAAAAAGATTTACGTCGATAAAGCGACGCAAGACCAATTGGTGAATGGTCGCTTAGCGATTGCCCGTGACGGTGAAGGTTACGCGATTGTTCCTGGTGCGGTGGCGGACAAGATTGTTCAGCGAGATGAAAACACTATCGTGTTGAATAACACGGTAGATGAGCAGGCGATGGACGAGGACGATCCATACGCAGACTTCAAGATCCCTGACGATCTGATGTGGTAA
- a CDS encoding ABC transporter permease subunit, protein MLAYLLRRLLLVVPTFLGITLVIFAITRFVPGGPVERMLAQSKFMEEGSAQTQSFQDNSSLDEYQLEELNAFYGLDKPVMEAYWEWLNRLLVLDFGESTRYYEPVLDMIIERLPVSMFYGGMTFLIAYLVSIPLGYYKAVKHNTAFDNASSVLIFVGYALPGYVVGILLLSVFSFHLDWFPMGGFTSDDFDDLESKGEMIKDVLWHAVLPLICYIIGDFATLTITMKNNLMENLSADYIRTAIAKGLPFKDAVRKHAMQNSLIPLASHFGNSLLFFLTGSFLIEVVFNIDGIGLLGYEAIMERDYPVVMAIVALNAAMLLVGNIVSDICVALVDPRVRFGE, encoded by the coding sequence GTGTTAGCGTATTTATTGCGACGGTTATTGCTCGTCGTTCCCACATTTCTTGGCATCACATTAGTGATCTTTGCCATCACCCGATTTGTGCCGGGTGGGCCCGTTGAGCGCATGCTCGCCCAATCCAAGTTTATGGAGGAAGGATCGGCGCAAACCCAGAGCTTTCAGGACAACTCCTCGCTGGATGAATATCAGCTGGAAGAGCTGAACGCCTTCTATGGCCTCGACAAACCTGTGATGGAAGCATATTGGGAGTGGCTGAACCGCCTCTTGGTGCTGGACTTTGGTGAATCTACCCGCTACTACGAACCTGTGCTGGATATGATTATCGAGCGGCTTCCTGTCTCCATGTTCTATGGCGGCATGACTTTCCTGATTGCCTATTTGGTCTCTATCCCTCTCGGCTACTACAAGGCCGTTAAGCACAATACTGCCTTTGATAACGCCTCTTCCGTGCTGATCTTTGTGGGTTATGCCCTTCCGGGTTATGTGGTCGGCATCCTACTATTGAGTGTCTTCTCCTTCCATCTCGACTGGTTCCCCATGGGTGGATTTACCTCTGATGACTTTGACGATTTAGAGTCCAAAGGTGAGATGATCAAAGACGTGCTCTGGCATGCCGTGCTGCCACTAATTTGTTACATCATCGGTGATTTCGCCACCCTGACCATCACCATGAAGAACAACCTGATGGAAAACCTCTCCGCCGATTACATCCGTACCGCCATAGCTAAAGGTCTGCCATTTAAAGACGCGGTGCGTAAACACGCGATGCAGAACAGTTTGATTCCCCTGGCGAGCCATTTCGGTAACTCGCTGTTGTTCTTCCTGACTGGCTCCTTCCTGATCGAAGTGGTGTTCAACATCGACGGCATTGGCCTGCTTGGCTATGAAGCCATTATGGAAAGGGATTATCCGGTGGTGATGGCCATTGTGGCACTGAACGCCGCTATGCTGCTGGTGGGTAACATCGTTTCAGATATCTGTGTGGCACTTGTGGATCCACGAGTAAGGTTTGGTGAATGA
- a CDS encoding ABC transporter ATP-binding protein, which produces MMEPVLSVRGLETEFTTDDGVVKILHGVNFDVMAGRTLGLVGESGSGKSVTAMSIMGLLPKPYGQVTSGEILYRGTDLVSLPPEEIYQMRGNRISMIFQDPMTALNPVHSIGKQLTEVLALHNPEMSKKAQQAAALEMLEKVKIPLPEKRLNEYPHNLSGGMRQRVMIAMALACRPDILICDEPTTALDVTVQASILDLMNDLQEETGMAMIFITHDLGVVAEICDDVAVMYGGKIVENADVFDLFDHPQHPYTKRLLGLMPDLTTEPKQLIDIPEIDPALFPEFRG; this is translated from the coding sequence ATGATGGAACCGGTTCTCAGCGTCCGCGGATTAGAAACAGAATTCACCACCGATGACGGCGTGGTGAAAATCCTCCACGGCGTGAATTTCGATGTCATGGCAGGCCGAACGCTAGGTTTGGTCGGTGAATCGGGCAGTGGTAAAAGCGTGACCGCCATGTCCATCATGGGCTTGCTGCCTAAGCCTTATGGGCAGGTCACCTCTGGCGAGATCCTCTATCGCGGCACCGATTTAGTCAGCTTGCCGCCGGAAGAGATTTACCAAATGCGCGGCAACCGGATTTCGATGATTTTTCAGGATCCGATGACCGCGCTAAATCCGGTGCATTCCATTGGCAAACAGCTGACCGAAGTGCTGGCGCTCCACAACCCGGAGATGAGCAAGAAAGCGCAGCAGGCTGCCGCGCTTGAAATGCTGGAAAAAGTCAAAATTCCGCTGCCGGAAAAGCGGCTCAATGAATACCCGCATAACCTTTCCGGCGGCATGCGACAACGTGTGATGATTGCGATGGCATTGGCCTGCAGACCCGACATTCTGATCTGTGACGAGCCAACGACCGCGCTGGATGTGACGGTTCAGGCGTCGATTCTCGACCTGATGAATGACCTGCAGGAAGAAACCGGCATGGCGATGATATTCATCACCCACGATTTGGGCGTAGTCGCGGAAATCTGTGACGATGTGGCGGTGATGTATGGCGGAAAGATCGTTGAAAATGCTGACGTGTTTGATCTGTTTGACCACCCTCAGCACCCATATACCAAGCGCTTACTCGGCCTGATGCCGGATTTGACCACCGAACCCAAGCAGTTGATCGATATCCCTGAGATCGACCCTGCGCTGTTTCCGGAATTTCGAGGTTAA